One region of Endozoicomonas sp. Mp262 genomic DNA includes:
- a CDS encoding GNAT family N-acetyltransferase: MNYTIHRIHQIDNPLRLQLKFYLATNKISRQYPLDEQRIEQMLQLMTGHPDYALWVAYDGDNPVGFISGNLQHSLFHDRIFAFDLGWFVLPGYQGKGIGRQLMDTYVHWAQAHGASVAHFSVVFADKEADQRSTDKLAAMGFEHWGYLTRKVLSE; this comes from the coding sequence ATGAATTACACCATCCACCGCATCCACCAGATCGACAACCCACTACGCCTGCAACTGAAATTCTACCTTGCCACCAACAAAATCAGCCGCCAGTACCCGCTGGATGAGCAGCGGATTGAGCAGATGCTGCAACTGATGACCGGACACCCGGACTATGCCCTGTGGGTAGCTTACGATGGTGACAACCCGGTGGGCTTTATTTCCGGCAACCTGCAACACTCACTGTTCCATGACCGGATCTTTGCCTTTGATCTGGGCTGGTTTGTGCTGCCCGGTTATCAGGGCAAGGGTATTGGCCGACAGTTGATGGATACCTATGTCCACTGGGCGCAGGCACACGGGGCCAGTGTTGCCCACTTTTCAGTCGTGTTTGCAGATAAAGAGGCCGACCAGCGCAGTACCGACAAGCTGGCAGCAATGGGCTTTGAGCACTGGGGCTACCTGACCCGCAAGGTGCTGTCTGAATAG
- a CDS encoding helix-turn-helix domain-containing protein, translating into MTTTKNDWQPAKKQIDVSVGESLRIMRELQEISQSELSRLTGIPQPAISQLESDELPLGVNRAKVLAKALRCHPAVLLFPGWDMEQPPAA; encoded by the coding sequence ATGACTACGACAAAAAATGACTGGCAGCCCGCCAAAAAACAAATCGACGTATCCGTCGGTGAATCCCTGCGAATCATGCGGGAACTCCAGGAAATCAGTCAGTCAGAACTGTCCCGGCTGACCGGCATCCCCCAGCCTGCCATATCACAGCTTGAAAGTGATGAACTGCCTTTGGGTGTCAACCGTGCCAAGGTATTGGCTAAAGCCCTGCGCTGCCACCCTGCGGTACTGCTTTTTCCTGGCTGGGATATGGAGCAGCCCCCGGCGGCCTAA
- a CDS encoding type II toxin-antitoxin system YafQ family toxin, with protein MLDAVTTKRFERDYKKVRKQGKDLSKIKHLIFLLAHQEKLTKSYFDHPLSGNYRFCRECHIEPDWLLIYQIKDNDLILMRTGSHSDLFR; from the coding sequence ATGCTTGATGCAGTAACCACCAAACGGTTTGAAAGGGACTATAAAAAGGTACGCAAGCAGGGTAAAGATTTGAGTAAAATCAAGCACCTTATCTTTCTGCTGGCTCACCAGGAAAAGCTGACAAAAAGCTATTTTGATCACCCGTTATCCGGCAACTACCGTTTTTGCAGAGAGTGCCATATAGAACCGGACTGGTTGTTGATATACCAGATCAAAGACAACGACCTTATTCTGATGAGAACAGGCTCACATTCTGACCTGTTCAGATAA
- a CDS encoding type II toxin-antitoxin system RelB/DinJ family antitoxin — MSKSEVVRARIEPELKAHAEAVFRKLGLNPTQAITLFYKQVELHNGIPFELSIPNELTAQTIEDAKAGKGLTRHKSLDDMFNSLE; from the coding sequence ATGAGCAAAAGCGAAGTGGTTAGGGCAAGAATAGAACCCGAATTAAAAGCCCATGCTGAGGCTGTTTTCAGGAAGCTGGGGTTGAATCCCACGCAGGCAATCACCCTTTTCTACAAGCAGGTGGAACTTCATAACGGTATCCCTTTTGAGCTGTCTATCCCTAATGAATTGACAGCACAAACCATTGAGGATGCTAAAGCCGGTAAAGGGCTGACCAGGCATAAGAGTCTGGATGATATGTTTAACAGCCTGGAGTGA